One window from the genome of Pogoniulus pusillus isolate bPogPus1 chromosome 7, bPogPus1.pri, whole genome shotgun sequence encodes:
- the ENPP4 gene encoding bis(5'-adenosyl)-triphosphatase ENPP4: MNSVLTLLFSGIVACCAHSVADSVSRLLLVSFDGFRADYLETYKLPHLQEFIADGVLVKEVTNAFITKTFPNHYTIVTGLYEESHGIVANDMYDSKAKKKFSQFNDSDPFWWNEAVPIWVTNQQQGNGASAAAMWPGSDVKINDTTPQFFMKYNFSVTFEERVEKIVAWLNSTNPVVSFAVLYWEEPDASGHKYGPDDRENMRKVLEEVDKHVGFLTSKLKASGLWDSVNIIITSDHGMASCSAEKLIVLDDCIGRNNYTLIDKSPVAAVLPKQDKRHVYNLLKECSSHMKVYLKEEIPDRFHYRNNNRIQPIILVADEGWTIVQNESLPKLGDHGYDNTLPSMHPFLAAHGPAFRQGYKQSMMNNVDIYPMMCHILGLTPEPHNGTFSNFRCLLADQWCKNIPEVIGIVIGAFMILTTFTCLIIISKNKAAPQRPFSRLQLQYDDESLLIG, encoded by the exons ATGAACTCTGTGTTAACATTACTTTTTTCTGGGATAGTTGCCTGTTGCGCTCACTCTGTTGCTGATTCGGTGTCCAGGTTACTTCTTGTGTCTTTTGATGGCTTCCGGGCTGACTATTTGGAAACCTATaagctgcctcatcttcaggagTTCATTGCAGATGGTGTGCTTGTAAAAGAAGTTACAAATGCTTTTATCACCAAGACTTTCCCAAACCATTATACCATAGTGACAGGCTTATATGAAGAAAGCCATGGCATTGTGGCTAATGACATGTATGATTCCAAAGCCAAGAAAAAGTTTTCACAGTTCAATGATTCAGATCCCTTCTGGTGGAATGAGGCAGTTCCAATTTGGGTAACGAATCAACAGCAGGGAAATGGAGCAAGTGCTGCTGCAATGTGGCCTGGTTCTGATGTAAAAATCAACGACACAACTCCTCAATTCTTTATGAAGTATAACTTTTCAGTAACGTTTGAGGAGAGAGTGGAGAAAATTGTAGCGTGGCTGAACAGCACTAATCCAGTTGTCAGTTTTGCTGTGTTATACTGGGAAGAACCAGATGCGAGTGGGCACAAGTATGGACCAGATGACAGGGAGAACATGCGCAAGGTATTAGAAGAAGTGGATAAACATGTTGGTTTCCTTACTAGTAAACTGAAGGCATCGGGTTTGTGGGACTCTGTTAACATCATAATAACAAGTGATCATGGGATGGCTTCCTGTTCTGCAGAGAAGCTGATAGTCCTGGATGACTGCATTGGTCGCAATAACTATACCCTAATAGACAAGAGTCCtgttgctgcagtgctgccaaagcagg acAAAAGACATGTGTATAACTTACTGAAAGAGTGCAGCAGTCACATGAAGGTGTATCTCAAAGAAGAAATTCCAGACAGATTTCATTACCGCAATAACAACAGAATTCAGCCCATCATTCTGGTTGCAGACGAAGGCTGGACAATTGTGCAGAACGAGTCACTTCCAAAGT TAGGTGACCATGGCTATGACAACACTCTCCCAAGCATGCATCCATTCCTGGCTGCTCATGGGCCTGCTTTTCGTCAAGGATACAAGCAGAGCATGATGAACAATGTTGACATTTACCCCATGATGTGCCACATCCTGGGACTGACGCCAGAGCCCCACAATGGCACTTTCAGTAACTTCAGGTGCTTGCTTGCTGACCAGTGGTGCAAAAATATTCCAGAAGTTATTGGGATAGTTATTGGGGCTTTTATGATACTGACAACTTTCACCTGCCTTATAATCATCTCCAAGAACAAAGCTGCTCCCCAAAGGCCATTTTCCCGCCTTCAGTTACAATATGATGATGAGAGTCTTTTAATTGgatag
- the ENPP5 gene encoding ectonucleotide pyrophosphatase/phosphodiesterase family member 5, with amino-acid sequence MLPQKRGRIPPRTGMNSYWKVLTVFITFLPSASSLQSTQPRVLLVSFDGFRWDYIYKTSTPNFHYAMDNGVHVKQVTNVFITKTYPNHYTMVTGLYAESHGVVANEMYDPILNETFSVNKMDIHNSKFWEEASPIWITNQRAGHKTGAAMWPGTDVKIHGILPTYYMPYNQSVSFEDRVARLIDWFTSKESINLGLLYWEQPDEMGHILGPENPLMRPIISDIDKKLGYLMSELKKAKLWDVMNVIVTSDHGMSQSSSKRLIELDQYVNRELYEVIDHSPAVAILPKEGKLDEVYEALANAHPNMTVYKKEQIPDRFHYKHNSRIQPILAVADKGWEIVHNKSDGFQLGNHGYDNVIPEMHPIFMAFGPAFRKNATKEAMNATDLYPLLCYLLAINPLPNNGSFNAVKDILAEEVPEAFGADTYATAAGVFLGICLVLVFILAFFKHHILTQGPAMQMLHTEAAQPLLQG; translated from the exons ATGCTGCCTCAGAAGAGGGGACGAATACCTCCCAGAACAGGCATGAACTCTTACTGGAAAGTCCTGACAGTTTTCATAACATTTCTTCCAAGTGCATCATCTCTTCAGTCAACTCAGCCCAGAGTGCTCCTAGTATCTTTTGATGGATTCCGGTGGGATTACATCTATAAAACCTCAACTCCCAATTTTCATTATGCCATGGACAATGGGGTTCATGTCAAACAGGTCACAAATGTGTTTATAACAAAAACATATCCTAACCATTATACAATGGTAACTGGGCTCTATGCAGAAAGCCACGGAGTAGTTGCTAATGAAATGTATGATCCTATTCTGAATGAAACTTTCTCTGTGAACAAAATGGATATCCATAACTCCAAGTTCTGGGAAGAGGCCAGCCCAATATGGATAACAAACCAGAGAGCAGGGCATAAAACTGGAGCAGCAATGTGGCCAGGAACAGATGTGAAAATACATGGAATCCTTCCTACATATTATATGCCCTACAATCAATCTGTTTCCTTTGAAGACAGAGTTGCTAGGCTTATTGACTGGTTTACATCAAAAGAATCCATAAACCTTGGTCTGCTGTACTGGGAACAGCCTGATGAGATGGGCCACATTCTGGGTCCTGAAAACCCACTTATGAGACCAATAATCAGTGACATTGACAAAAAGCTAGGCTACCTAATGTCTGAActgaagaaagcaaagctgtgGGATGTGATGAATGTCATCGTCACAAGTGATCATGGAATGTCACAGTCCTCCTCGAAAAGACTCATCGAGCTTGATCAGTATGTGAATAGAGAGCTCTATGAAGTCATTGACCACTCTCCTGCAGTAGCCATTTTGCCAAAAGAAG gcAAACTGGATGAAGTCTATGAAGCTTTGGCCAATGCTCATCCCAACATGACTGTATATAAAAAGGAGCAGATTCCTGATAGATTCCATTACAAGCACAACAGTAGAATCCAACCAATCCTAGCAGTGGCTGATAAAGGATGGGAAATAGTACACAATAAGTCAGATGGTTTCCAAC TTGGTAATCACGGATATGACAACGTCATACCAGAAATGCATCCCATTTTCATGGCATTTGGGCCTGCTTTCAGAAAAAATGCCACCAAAGAAGCCATGAATGCTACAGACTTGTACCCCTTACTGTGCTACCTACTTGCTATTAACCCACTACCAAACAATGGTTCATTCAACGCTGTGAAAGACATACTTGCTGAAGAAGTTCCTGAAGCCTTTGGAGCAGACACTTATGCTACTGCTGCCGGAGTTTTTCTGGGCATCTGTCTTGTTCTAGTTTTTATTTTAGCTTTTTTTAAGCATCATATCCTCACCCAAGGACCTGCCATGCAAATGCTTCATACTGAAGCTGCCCAGCCACTGCTTCAAGGTTAA